Proteins from a genomic interval of Cucumis melo cultivar AY chromosome 7, USDA_Cmelo_AY_1.0, whole genome shotgun sequence:
- the LOC127150382 gene encoding uncharacterized protein LOC127150382, with the protein MYKHIYFVIAASAPVSLYSHATSIIKFNGLNFSDWCEQIQFHLGVLDLDLALLSEKPTAITSASSDEDRYFYKAWERSNRLSLMFMRMTVANNIKSTIKNTEDAKEFMKSVEKCSQSESADKSLVGTLMSTLTNIKFDGSRIIHEHILEMTNLAARLKTMGMEVNENFLVTFILNFLLSEYGPFHMNYNTLKDKWNVHELQSMLIQKEARLKKPIIHSANLVGHKGAGKKPKKKNGKGNHEQLKVKQSSAPIHKKGQIKDKCRFCNKPRHYQKDYLFRE; encoded by the coding sequence atgtataagcatatttattttgtaattgcaGCATCTGCTCCTGTTTCTCTTTATTCGCATGCTACTtctataataaagtttaatggACTCAATTTCTCTGATTGGTGCGAACAAATCCAATTCCATCTTGGAGTTTTGGATCTTGATTTAGCACTTTTAAGTGAGAAACCTACTGCAATTACTTCTGCTAGCAGTGATGAGGATAGATATTTCTATAAAGCTTGGGAAAGATCAAATAGATTGAGCTTAATGTTTATGCGAATGACTGtagcaaacaatattaagtcCACAATTAAGAACACTGAGGATGCTAAGGAATTTATGAAATCTGTGGAAAAATGTTCTCAATCAGAGTCGGCTGACAAGTCACTTGTTGGAACACTTATGAGTACTTTAACCAACATCAAGTTTGATGGTTCTCGTATTATACATGAGCATATCCTTGAAATGACGAACTTGGCAGCAAGGTTAAAGACCATGGGAATGGAAGTTAATGAGAATTTTTTGGTAACGTTTATCCTTAATTTCTTACTTTCAGAGTATGGTCCATTTCACATGAACTATAACACTCTGAAAGATAAATGGAATGTGCATGAATTACAAAGTATGCTCATTCAAAAGGAAGCGAGGCTTAAGAAACCAATAATTCATTCTGCCAATCTCGTGGGTCACAAAGGAGCTGGAAAGAAACCTAAAAAAAAGAATGGCAAGGGCAATCATGAACAATTAAAGGTAAAACAGTCATCTGCCCCAATCCACAAAAAGGGACAAATTAAGGATAAGTGTCGTTTTTGCAACAAACCTAGACACTATCAGAAAGATTATCTGTTTCgagaataa